The nucleotide sequence ACTACGTGGTCAAGCCCTTCGGGATCTCGGAGCTACTGGCCCGCGTGGATGCGCAGTTGAGGCGCAAGCGCCTGGCGCGCGCAGAAACCAGCACGCTCACCCTGGGCGACGTCACCGTGGACTTCGTGGCGCATCGGGCGAGCCGCGAGGGTGAAGATCTGGAGATGACGGCGCTGGAGCTGAAGCTGCTCTCCTACTTCGTCGAGCACGAAGGCGCGTTGCTCCCGCGCCAACGCATCCTGGATGCGGTCTGGGGAGCCGACTATTTCGGCACCGATCGCACCGTGGACAACTTCATCAATCGCCTGCGCACCAAGCTCGAGGCGGATCCCAGGCAGCCACGCTTTCTGCACACCATCCGCGGCGCGGGCTATCGCTTCGAGCGACCGGTGAAAAAACCATGACATGGCGCACACGCTCCCGGGACATTCGAAACGCAAAGTGGTCCTCGTCACGCCGCCTGATTGCGGCACTACCCGGAGAGAGACCATGACCCATTTTCGCCTTCCCACCCTTTTCACCCTGGCCCTGATCGGAATCGCCGGCTGCACCGCTGAAACCACGCCAAGCCCCGGGGAGCCGAGCGAGTCCCAAGGCCAAGCGCCGCGCAGCGACACCAGCAGCGAAGCCGCGCGTCAGATCGAAGCCGCCCAGCGCAGTCTGGACGTTGGCAAGGTGCTGCCCGGCAGCGCCAAGGCTCTCGAAAAAGTGCTCGAGACCGGCAGCCGCGATGAGCGTGACTCGGCCGCGATCGCCCTGTCTCGCACCTATGAACTCGAAGGCAAGACCGAGCAGGCCATCCGCACGCTGGAGGATCTCCTGGCGCGCCACCGCGAGGACGTGCGCTGGGCGCTGGAGGACGAGGTGGACGAGAAGTTGGTGAAGCTCGTCACGGGCGCGCCTGCACCGAAGCGTACCGAACTCTACGAGGACGACGGGCCCATCGCCAGCTTCGCTCGCGCCTTGGCGCCGAGCTTCCATCCCGATGCCAAGGGCGCCTACGAACTCGAGATCCTCGAGTTCGGCGGTTGGAGTCGCGCGTCGGACAAGCTCGGCACGTTCGAGGTCGGCGGCGCCCTTCGCGAAGCAGCAAACGCCAAGTGCCCGTTGTGCGATAAGCGGCCCAGCATCCACACTCATCGCGGTCGCTCGGGGTCCTGGGCTTCCATCCCCAAGTATCGCGACGCCTTCGACACGGCGCTATTGGTCTTCTTCTACGATCAGACCGTCAACCGCATCCCGGCTCGCTACGATCGCCATCTGCCGCTGCCCGTCAGTGAGATCGATGCGAAGCTCGCGAATGGCCAGGGCCTCGTCGCCGTAAAGCAGCGAAGTGGCGCGCCGCCCGTGGTGCTCGTCGCCGCGCCGCGCGCCGGACAGCTGGAAGACGTGGAAAAAGCCCTGGCCGAAATGTCGCAGCTGCCCGAAGCGCCGGTGAGCGTGGCGCTCACACCTGGGCTTCGTCCCCACGAGATCCAGGCCGTGGTGCGCGGCGCGCGCAAGGACTACAAGGCTTGCTACGAGGGCTTGCTGCAACGCGACGCGAAGGCCACGGGCCGCGTGGTGCTAGCTTTTGGCATCGACGGCGAAGGTCGGGTCGAAAACGCGAGCACCGAGCCGAGCACGTCCGCTCTGGAAGACGCGACGTTCCTATCCTGCTTCCTGACCGCTACGCGAGGTCTGCAATTC is from Polyangiaceae bacterium and encodes:
- a CDS encoding response regulator transcription factor codes for the protein MNQQVGVQETVLVVEDDKSLRLGLEKTLRSQGYRVRVAGTGREGLEAALAERPDLVLLDLMLPEMNGFEVLQELRARDSELPIVILTAKGSEEDKVRGLKLGADDYVVKPFGISELLARVDAQLRRKRLARAETSTLTLGDVTVDFVAHRASREGEDLEMTALELKLLSYFVEHEGALLPRQRILDAVWGADYFGTDRTVDNFINRLRTKLEADPRQPRFLHTIRGAGYRFERPVKKP
- a CDS encoding AgmX/PglI C-terminal domain-containing protein, which translates into the protein MTHFRLPTLFTLALIGIAGCTAETTPSPGEPSESQGQAPRSDTSSEAARQIEAAQRSLDVGKVLPGSAKALEKVLETGSRDERDSAAIALSRTYELEGKTEQAIRTLEDLLARHREDVRWALEDEVDEKLVKLVTGAPAPKRTELYEDDGPIASFARALAPSFHPDAKGAYELEILEFGGWSRASDKLGTFEVGGALREAANAKCPLCDKRPSIHTHRGRSGSWASIPKYRDAFDTALLVFFYDQTVNRIPARYDRHLPLPVSEIDAKLANGQGLVAVKQRSGAPPVVLVAAPRAGQLEDVEKALAEMSQLPEAPVSVALTPGLRPHEIQAVVRGARKDYKACYEGLLQRDAKATGRVVLAFGIDGEGRVENASTEPSTSALEDATFLSCFLTATRGLQFPATQQTTTVKYPLTLTP